A section of the Delphinus delphis chromosome 1, mDelDel1.2, whole genome shotgun sequence genome encodes:
- the ADORA3 gene encoding adenosine receptor A3 isoform X2, with the protein MTCLLLIFTHASIMSLLAIAVDRYLRVKLTVRYKRLTTQRRIWLALGLCWLVSFLVGLTPMFGWNMKLNSEYHKNLTFLSCQFRSVMRMDYMVYFSFFTWIFIPLVVMCAIYLDIFYVIRNKLNQNFSNSKETGAFYGREFKTAKSLFLVLFLFALSWLPLSIINCIIYFNGEVPQVVLYLGILLSHANSMMNPIVYAYKIKKFKETYLLILKSCVICQPSNCLDSSTEQTSE; encoded by the exons ATGACCTGCCTGCTGCTGATCTTCACCCACGCCTCCATCATGTCCTTGCTAGCCATTGCCGTGGACCGATACCTGCGGGTCAAGCTCACGGTCAG ATACAAGAGGTTAACCACTCAAAGACGAATATGGTTGGCTCTGGGCCTTTGCTGGCTGGTGTCATTCCTGGTGGGATTGACTCCCATGTTTGGCTGGAACATGAAACTGAACTCAGAGTACCACAAAAATCTCACCTTCCTTTCCTGCCAATTCCGTTCCGTGATGAGGATGGACTACATGGTCTACTTCAGCTTCTTCACTTGGATTTTCATTCCCCTAGTTGTCATGTGTGCCATCTACCTTGACATCTTCTATGTCATCCGGAACAAACTCAATCAGAACTTTTCTAACTCCAAAGAGACAGGTGCATTTTATGGACGGGAGTTCAAGACAGCCAAGTCTCTGTTTCTGGttcttttcttgtttgctttgtCCTGGCTGCCTTTATCCATCATCAATTGTATCATCTACTTTAATGGTGAAGTACCACAAGTTGTGCTCTACTTGGGCATCCTGCTGTCCCATGCTAACTCCATGATGAACCCTATCGTCTAtgcttataaaataaagaagttcaAGGAAACTTATCTCTTGATCCTCAAATCCTGTGTGATCTGCCAGCCCTCTAATTGCTTGGACTCAAGCACTGAGCAGACTTCTGAGTAG
- the TMIGD3 gene encoding LOW QUALITY PROTEIN: transmembrane and immunoglobulin domain containing 3 (The sequence of the model RefSeq protein was modified relative to this genomic sequence to represent the inferred CDS: substituted 1 base at 1 genomic stop codon), whose amino-acid sequence MRLFILLSLTVFSDAMVMDEKVKESFVLDTASAICNYDAHXKDHPKYRCRGYFRDYCNIIAFTPNSTDRVALRDTGNQLIVTVSCLTKEDTGWHWCSIQWDFARDDMDFTELVVTDNRRALANNFWSGRDLSGNKNRSCGSSKVVHKADHSRMTIPIICMLSTGLGTISIISHLSRRRRGQMSRRVDDSLKPLSHVLTPKAMAHTEQMDLKISFI is encoded by the exons ATGAGGCTCTTCATTCTGCTCTCCTTGACTGTCTTTTCAG ATGCTATGGTCATGGACGAAAAGGTCAAGGAAAGTTTTGTGCTGGACACAGCTTCTGCCATCTGCAACTACGATGCCCACTAAAAGGACCACCCCAAATACCGGTGCCGAGGCTATTTCCGGGACTATTGCAACATCATCGCCTTCACCCCCAACAGCACTGACCGTGTGGCCCTGAGGGACACAGGAAACCAGCTTATTGTCACTGTGTCCTGCCTGACCAAGGAGGATACGGGCTGGCACTGGTGCAGCATCCAGTGGGACTTTGCCAGGGATGACATGGATTTTACAGAGCTGGTTGTCACTGACAACAGAAGAGCCCTGGCCAACAATTTTTGGTCTGGGAGAG ACCTATCAGGCAACAAGAATAGAAGCTGCGGTTCTTCCAAAGTTGTCCACAAGGCAGATCACTCCAG GATGACCATTCCCATCATCTGCATGCTGAGCACGGGCTTGGGGACCATCTCTATCATCAGTCATTTGTCCAGAAGAAGGAGAGGCCAAATGAGTAGAAGGG TAGACGACTCTTTGAAGCCCCTCTCTCATGTCCTGACTCCAAAGGCAATGGCTCATACTGAACAGATGGATCTGaagatttcttttatttag
- the ADORA3 gene encoding adenosine receptor A3 isoform X1, whose product MSPGRLHLESEMPVNSTAVSLANATYITVEILIGLCAIVGNVLVIWVVKLNPSLQNTTSYFIVSLALADIAVGVLVMPLAIVISLGVTIHFHSCLLMTCLLLIFTHASIMSLLAIAVDRYLRVKLTVRYKRLTTQRRIWLALGLCWLVSFLVGLTPMFGWNMKLNSEYHKNLTFLSCQFRSVMRMDYMVYFSFFTWIFIPLVVMCAIYLDIFYVIRNKLNQNFSNSKETGAFYGREFKTAKSLFLVLFLFALSWLPLSIINCIIYFNGEVPQVVLYLGILLSHANSMMNPIVYAYKIKKFKETYLLILKSCVICQPSNCLDSSTEQTSE is encoded by the exons ATGTCACCTGGGAGGCTCCACCTGGAAAGCGAGATGCCTGTCAACAGCACTGCCGTGTCCTTGGCCAACGCTACCTACATCACTGTGGAGATTCTCATTGGGCTCTGTGCCATAGTGGGCAATGTGCTGGTCATCTGGGTGGTCAAACTGAACCCCAGCCTGCAGAACACCACCTCCTATTTCATTGTCTCCCTAGCCCTGGCTGACATTGCTGTCGGGGTGCTGGTCATGCCTTTGGCCATTGTCATCAGCCTGGGTGTCACAATCCACTTTCATAGCTGCCTTCTCATGACCTGCCTGCTGCTGATCTTCACCCACGCCTCCATCATGTCCTTGCTAGCCATTGCCGTGGACCGATACCTGCGGGTCAAGCTCACGGTCAG ATACAAGAGGTTAACCACTCAAAGACGAATATGGTTGGCTCTGGGCCTTTGCTGGCTGGTGTCATTCCTGGTGGGATTGACTCCCATGTTTGGCTGGAACATGAAACTGAACTCAGAGTACCACAAAAATCTCACCTTCCTTTCCTGCCAATTCCGTTCCGTGATGAGGATGGACTACATGGTCTACTTCAGCTTCTTCACTTGGATTTTCATTCCCCTAGTTGTCATGTGTGCCATCTACCTTGACATCTTCTATGTCATCCGGAACAAACTCAATCAGAACTTTTCTAACTCCAAAGAGACAGGTGCATTTTATGGACGGGAGTTCAAGACAGCCAAGTCTCTGTTTCTGGttcttttcttgtttgctttgtCCTGGCTGCCTTTATCCATCATCAATTGTATCATCTACTTTAATGGTGAAGTACCACAAGTTGTGCTCTACTTGGGCATCCTGCTGTCCCATGCTAACTCCATGATGAACCCTATCGTCTAtgcttataaaataaagaagttcaAGGAAACTTATCTCTTGATCCTCAAATCCTGTGTGATCTGCCAGCCCTCTAATTGCTTGGACTCAAGCACTGAGCAGACTTCTGAGTAG